Proteins found in one Pseudomonas sp. P8_241 genomic segment:
- a CDS encoding transglycosylase domain-containing protein: MGALWQTDSSKTVVPTERVDEAPTPEKPRRSRHGWGAFWLLLLIIAIVVGLAAAREMRTSKFQAREVSKYAASLNYELKPGPSDAIRYPGDGPFDRRLGYSSLDEFLPRLIKRDFVVEAQTRFSPALMDYSGKGLFVPYSEKIQAGLSITDCKAAPLYQYNYPQQLYSSFASIPPVVVSSLLFIENRFLLDPKQPLANPAVDWPRFGMAAWSQVAKMLHIPGQSAGGSTLATQLEKYRHSPDGLTVNGAEKIRQMISATVRAYQAGPQTLEARQNVVRDYLNSVPLSAVPGHGEVHGMAEGLRVWYGADFNKANERLSSTATDPKTLAEKGLALREMLSLMIAQRRPSHYLTKGHDELAELTDSHIRLLAQNGVIDAQFAAAALASKVTYRDWATQPTIQPIETNKGISVARSRLAGMLNRPLYDLDRLDLSATSTLQGELQTQATEYLKKLADPAFATEIGLMGERLLTPTSTAQVRYSFTLFELTPDGSRVRVQTDSTDQPFDINEGSKLELGSTAKMRVMTTYLQIIAELHDKYAQMSVPELKKAEVPDQDRLSRWVVDYMIENKDRSLPTLLGAALDRKYSASPGEAFFTGGGLHVFHNFRKEDNGRIPTLRDALRESINLPFIRLMRDLVRYTTYSGPNNSAELLKDDRDPRRQEYLASFADREGTSFLLKFWKKYKNKDTQDRLETFLDSMRPTPIRLAAVHRYLLPQAKQETFNTFVRSHLTGAKLTEKLTDERLVRLYQAYSPGAYDLPDQGFIAKVHPLDLWMMGYLLNHPDATFPDIVKASQFERQEVYSWLFKSRHKGARDSRIRTMLEIEAFLDIHQRWQKVGYPFDHLVPSLATAIGSSGDRPAALAELIGTILNDGVRMPTLRIDSLHFAAATPYETSLINDPDVGKRVMPSEVATAMREALSQVVDAGTAKRVAGSFKLPDGTPLAMGGKTGTGDNRIEAVGSGGRILSSKSLNRTATFVFYIGDNHFGTLTAFVPGRSAESFTFTSALPVQVLKGMAPILTPYLQPGTHTMCNPATTTALR, from the coding sequence ATGGGCGCTTTGTGGCAAACCGATTCGAGTAAAACCGTGGTCCCGACTGAACGAGTGGATGAAGCGCCAACACCTGAAAAACCCCGTCGCAGCCGACACGGATGGGGAGCGTTCTGGCTTTTGCTGTTGATTATCGCGATTGTCGTGGGGCTGGCCGCCGCGAGGGAGATGCGCACCTCGAAGTTTCAGGCCCGGGAAGTCAGCAAATATGCCGCGTCGCTCAACTATGAACTCAAACCCGGTCCCAGCGATGCGATCCGTTATCCGGGTGACGGCCCATTTGACCGGCGTCTGGGCTACAGCTCGCTGGACGAATTCCTGCCGCGCTTGATCAAGCGCGATTTTGTCGTTGAAGCGCAAACCCGTTTCTCCCCTGCCCTGATGGACTACAGCGGCAAGGGCCTGTTCGTACCGTATTCAGAGAAAATCCAGGCCGGCCTGTCGATCACCGATTGCAAGGCGGCGCCGCTGTACCAGTACAACTACCCGCAACAGCTTTACTCAAGCTTTGCCTCGATTCCGCCTGTGGTGGTCAGCAGTTTGCTGTTCATCGAGAACCGCTTCCTGCTCGATCCCAAACAGCCTCTGGCCAACCCGGCGGTGGACTGGCCGCGATTCGGCATGGCGGCATGGTCCCAGGTCGCCAAGATGTTGCACATCCCCGGCCAATCCGCGGGCGGCAGCACCTTGGCGACGCAACTGGAAAAATACCGGCACTCGCCCGATGGCCTGACTGTCAATGGCGCCGAGAAAATACGCCAGATGATTTCCGCCACCGTGCGCGCCTATCAAGCCGGGCCGCAAACCCTCGAAGCCCGGCAGAACGTGGTACGCGATTACCTCAACAGCGTTCCCCTGTCGGCCGTACCGGGGCATGGCGAAGTGCACGGCATGGCCGAAGGGTTGCGCGTGTGGTACGGCGCCGACTTCAACAAGGCCAACGAACGCCTGTCCAGCACCGCGACGGATCCAAAAACCCTGGCAGAAAAAGGCCTGGCCCTGCGCGAAATGCTGTCGTTAATGATCGCCCAGCGTCGTCCTTCTCACTACTTGACCAAGGGCCACGATGAACTGGCCGAACTCACCGACAGCCACATCCGCCTGCTGGCACAGAATGGTGTGATCGACGCTCAATTCGCCGCCGCCGCCCTGGCCAGCAAAGTGACCTATCGCGACTGGGCGACCCAGCCGACCATCCAACCGATCGAAACCAACAAAGGCATCAGCGTGGCGCGCAGTCGTCTGGCCGGCATGCTCAACCGTCCGCTGTACGACCTCGACCGTCTTGACCTGTCAGCCACCAGTACCCTGCAAGGCGAACTGCAAACCCAGGCCACCGAGTACCTCAAGAAGCTCGCGGACCCGGCTTTTGCAACAGAAATCGGCCTGATGGGTGAACGCCTGCTGACCCCCACCAGCACCGCCCAGGTCCGCTACAGTTTTACCTTGTTCGAGCTGACCCCTGACGGCTCGCGGGTGCGGGTGCAAACCGACAGCACCGACCAGCCGTTCGATATCAACGAAGGCAGCAAACTGGAATTGGGCTCCACCGCCAAGATGCGGGTGATGACGACCTATCTGCAGATCATTGCCGAACTGCACGATAAATACGCGCAGATGAGCGTTCCGGAGCTGAAGAAAGCCGAAGTGCCGGATCAGGACCGCCTGAGTCGCTGGGTCGTTGATTACATGATCGAGAACAAGGACCGCAGCCTGCCGACCCTGCTCGGGGCCGCGCTGGACCGCAAATACTCGGCCAGCCCCGGCGAAGCGTTTTTCACTGGCGGCGGCCTGCATGTATTCCATAACTTCCGCAAGGAAGACAACGGCCGCATACCGACCCTGCGCGACGCCCTGCGCGAGTCGATCAACCTGCCATTCATTCGCCTGATGCGCGACCTGGTGCGTTACACCACCTACTCCGGCCCCAACAACAGCGCCGAACTGCTCAAGGACGACCGCGACCCTCGGCGCCAGGAATACCTGGCTTCGTTTGCCGACCGCGAGGGCACTTCATTTCTGCTCAAGTTCTGGAAGAAGTACAAAAACAAGGACACTCAGGACCGGCTCGAAACCTTCCTCGACAGCATGCGTCCGACGCCGATCCGCTTGGCGGCCGTACACCGTTACCTGCTGCCACAGGCCAAACAGGAAACCTTCAATACCTTTGTACGCTCGCACCTCACGGGAGCCAAACTGACAGAAAAGCTCACCGACGAGCGTCTGGTACGCCTTTATCAAGCCTACAGTCCCGGTGCCTACGATTTGCCGGATCAGGGCTTCATCGCCAAGGTCCACCCGCTGGACCTGTGGATGATGGGCTATTTGCTCAATCACCCGGACGCCACCTTCCCGGACATCGTCAAAGCCAGCCAGTTTGAACGTCAGGAGGTTTACAGCTGGCTGTTCAAGAGCCGACACAAGGGTGCTCGCGATAGCCGTATTCGCACCATGCTGGAGATCGAAGCATTCCTCGACATTCACCAGCGTTGGCAGAAAGTCGGCTACCCGTTCGATCACCTGGTGCCGTCGCTGGCAACCGCCATCGGCAGCTCCGGCGACCGCCCTGCCGCACTGGCTGAATTGATCGGCACCATTCTCAATGACGGCGTGCGCATGCCGACCTTGCGTATCGACAGCCTGCATTTCGCCGCTGCCACGCCTTATGAAACCAGCCTGATCAACGACCCGGATGTCGGCAAGCGAGTCATGCCGTCTGAAGTGGCGACGGCGATGCGCGAAGCGCTTTCGCAAGTGGTTGATGCAGGTACCGCCAAGCGCGTTGCCGGCAGTTTCAAACTGCCCGACGGCACGCCGCTGGCCATGGGTGGCAAGACCGGTACCGGTGACAACCGCATCGAGGCCGTCGGTTCGGGTGGACGGATCCTCAGTTCCAAATCGCTCAACCGCACGGCCACCTTCGTGTTCTACATCGGTGATAACCACTTCGGTACGTTGACCGCCTTCGTGCCTGGGCGCTCGGCTGAAAGCTTCACCTTTACCTCGGCATTGCCCGTGCAAGTGCTCAAAGGCATGGCGCCGATACTGACGCCATACCTGCAACCGGGTACGCACACGATGTGCAATCCGGCAACCACGACGGCGCTGCGCTAA
- a CDS encoding NEL-type E3 ubiquitin ligase domain-containing protein: MPNSPLTLVKPDLVSPADKSIHYEHVKNALPTWLAQATPRRIVDLKSARLDTFSWQKDVSDTQHQILKKLNENHWTEQNAVDRMLSGLQDLQTFAEPLLRQALVQRYGVDVDVNETWLCLYAPAKTPWWVHDVKGGVKSLKKSLLDAALHNFANSETYTVDSEFISRPDARGHFRVEPLRQKITITQFIALCRELDIGAQYQKHLNDCLKPKDGVAQSALQFKVIRSQKSALAVAAQMALAKKDISAQAYDVVLGMLYDSKDLQWNGKPVGYHTLWMMDAALTGIVVITAELQTSGKPVPVIVYVPNDPEHPLKEYPSSLEFMAELTRQLRDTSGKASESYQQFFSQFVAHQQRGHFFAGLNDRLSTVKWQPVPSGSGLPSWRETPVNKPGLQFALSKIEEDRQTRFTGNLWPYLYQQKLNKIFNDAREIAIPTEYADRMARWAWWDNLEKILSDILNAALLVATPLLPGLGELMLAYTAYQLTSDVVEGIVDLAEGRWADAAEQTINVLQSVVQLGAFAGGAALGKVVQAKLSPFFEGLQPVHIPGGQRRLWNPDLAPYQRLQTALPTDAKPDASGIYQHQGQRIVRLDDQHFVVDNDPVTGQHRIKHPQRPDAYAPRLKHNGHGAWVAETENPRLWQGPTLMRRLGHTTDAFNDVQLEQVRQISGTDEAELRRVHVDNAPPPPLLVDTLQRLDLTAEHAAAELKPETALLFLDFPELPGNIAEKILAGASVSERQRIAEQHHLSMRLKTQARELQFETQSVRAAQGLYHDALTNIDTERLVLGALRIHTDTFADLRIEIREDTVDGVLRCSAGSEDSSLLRILVRDESAQYTVWGASNQRLHGADNLFESVLHALNTDQRRALGYKPGDAEMFKEWIIAKTAPPSERRTVLARPPLRPIGERETMLLVRGAGLSRDGQTLHERIQDLHPHFSEHEVDAFADALSAKGEPLKIIEQHEDDLDELRVILNRWEYQQPDSWGPGSRSFQDAGGLHISERLMDCFTRKNTELGNRADPDSYSLDLSRELLSIDLELWWKKRPDLKKFLDKVTVLKLDNTLFSFQMTGLLKDFPNLHELSAKGCELTRLPNQIGNLPRLQRLRLSDNKIVLDADDVEKLKQQTRLEVLRLDENPLGRLVDIGHMPRLKVVGVRNTGLASWPKGTLKKSRPRGFLLDLRGNPLEQIPDVVPGSAHAWVVARTRLDVSNLSDINQVLYQQVRQSVALPPEPIVPADNPMEATITSNYSTTHWNDVPGWGVDRANLWSDLIDEPQAERFMTVLLETKNSADYRAGGDARDQLLQRIWRMLDAVQIDTPLRQELFTMAIAPVDCADAGAQLFNNMGIKVLASEASSYSTDAAQREQKLVTLAKGAARLEHVNDIARADIAGRQGNPDDVEVYLAYQTGLAQRLGLPWQSERMLYRPVSGVTDAMIDQACDTVLALEEGDGLVNKMLEQDFWEQYLKEKFPIRIETNKRLYQSQYEQLETLRTTQLEWADSSELTQTQRAELNDRLKVLANDLAIAQTLVFTEDAMSETTFESLLVDLGYQEKNMLRSLTREALSRAGQ, translated from the coding sequence ATGCCCAATTCTCCCCTGACGCTTGTGAAGCCGGACCTGGTTTCCCCTGCCGATAAAAGTATTCATTACGAACACGTCAAAAACGCGCTCCCAACCTGGCTGGCCCAAGCAACTCCCCGACGCATCGTCGATTTGAAAAGCGCTCGCCTGGACACATTTTCCTGGCAAAAGGACGTGTCGGATACACAGCACCAAATTCTGAAAAAACTGAACGAAAACCACTGGACCGAGCAGAACGCGGTAGATCGGATGCTCAGTGGTTTGCAAGATCTCCAGACCTTCGCCGAGCCGCTGTTGCGCCAGGCTCTGGTGCAACGGTATGGCGTCGACGTCGATGTCAACGAGACCTGGCTGTGCCTTTACGCGCCCGCTAAAACGCCCTGGTGGGTTCACGACGTCAAGGGTGGTGTCAAAAGCCTCAAAAAATCCCTGCTGGATGCCGCACTGCATAACTTTGCCAACAGCGAAACCTATACCGTCGACTCGGAATTCATCAGTCGACCCGACGCCCGGGGTCATTTTCGGGTTGAACCGCTCAGGCAAAAAATCACCATCACTCAGTTCATCGCGCTGTGCAGGGAGCTGGATATTGGCGCCCAATACCAGAAGCATCTGAACGATTGCCTGAAGCCAAAAGACGGCGTGGCGCAAAGTGCCCTGCAATTCAAAGTCATCCGCAGCCAGAAGAGCGCACTGGCGGTTGCAGCACAAATGGCATTGGCTAAAAAGGACATCAGCGCGCAAGCCTACGATGTCGTCCTCGGCATGCTGTACGACAGTAAAGATCTGCAATGGAACGGCAAACCCGTCGGTTATCACACCCTGTGGATGATGGATGCGGCACTGACTGGCATTGTCGTGATCACCGCCGAACTGCAGACCAGCGGCAAACCCGTACCTGTCATCGTGTATGTGCCAAACGACCCGGAACATCCCCTCAAGGAATACCCGTCATCCCTTGAGTTCATGGCCGAACTGACACGACAGTTGCGCGATACCTCAGGCAAGGCGTCCGAAAGTTATCAACAGTTTTTCAGTCAGTTCGTCGCCCATCAGCAACGCGGGCATTTTTTCGCCGGGTTGAACGACCGATTGAGCACGGTGAAATGGCAGCCCGTCCCATCTGGATCCGGTTTGCCGAGTTGGCGCGAAACGCCTGTGAATAAACCGGGCCTGCAATTTGCTCTTTCGAAAATTGAAGAGGACCGTCAGACACGCTTCACCGGCAACCTCTGGCCATATCTTTACCAGCAAAAACTCAACAAGATTTTCAACGATGCCCGGGAAATCGCCATTCCCACCGAGTATGCCGACCGCATGGCCCGGTGGGCCTGGTGGGACAACCTGGAAAAAATACTCTCGGACATTCTCAACGCCGCGTTGCTGGTGGCAACGCCTTTACTACCTGGACTGGGCGAATTGATGTTGGCCTACACCGCTTATCAATTGACCAGTGACGTTGTCGAAGGGATCGTCGATCTGGCCGAGGGACGTTGGGCAGACGCCGCTGAGCAAACCATCAATGTATTGCAGAGCGTTGTTCAGCTAGGGGCATTTGCTGGGGGTGCCGCGCTAGGCAAAGTCGTGCAGGCGAAACTCTCCCCGTTCTTCGAGGGGTTGCAGCCGGTGCATATCCCCGGTGGCCAGAGGCGATTATGGAACCCCGATCTGGCACCGTATCAACGTTTGCAAACTGCCCTGCCCACTGACGCCAAACCCGATGCATCGGGCATCTACCAGCACCAGGGACAACGCATCGTGCGCCTGGATGACCAGCATTTCGTAGTGGATAACGATCCTGTCACCGGGCAGCATCGCATCAAACATCCACAACGGCCCGATGCCTATGCGCCGAGACTGAAACACAACGGTCATGGCGCCTGGGTTGCAGAAACCGAAAACCCGCGCCTGTGGCAAGGCCCGACGCTGATGCGGCGTCTGGGCCATACCACCGACGCTTTCAATGACGTGCAACTGGAACAGGTTCGACAGATCAGCGGCACCGACGAAGCCGAACTGCGCAGGGTTCATGTGGACAATGCGCCACCGCCACCGCTGCTGGTCGATACTCTGCAACGCCTCGACTTGACGGCCGAACACGCCGCTGCCGAGCTAAAACCCGAGACGGCTTTGTTGTTCCTGGACTTCCCCGAATTGCCAGGCAACATTGCGGAAAAGATCCTGGCCGGCGCCTCCGTATCGGAGCGCCAGCGAATCGCAGAGCAACATCACCTGTCGATGCGCCTGAAAACCCAGGCACGGGAACTTCAGTTCGAAACACAATCGGTTCGGGCCGCCCAAGGGCTGTACCACGATGCATTGACCAACATCGACACCGAACGCCTGGTGCTGGGCGCCTTGCGAATCCATACCGACACCTTTGCTGATCTGCGCATCGAGATCCGTGAGGACACGGTCGATGGCGTACTGCGTTGCAGCGCGGGGTCCGAGGACTCAAGCCTGCTCAGGATCCTGGTGCGCGACGAATCGGCTCAGTACACCGTGTGGGGCGCCTCGAACCAGCGCCTGCATGGGGCCGACAATCTCTTCGAGTCAGTGCTGCACGCCTTGAATACCGACCAACGTCGCGCACTGGGCTACAAACCCGGTGATGCCGAAATGTTCAAGGAATGGATCATCGCCAAAACCGCGCCGCCAAGCGAGCGCCGGACCGTCCTCGCCCGTCCTCCCCTTCGCCCGATTGGCGAACGTGAAACGATGTTGCTGGTGCGCGGTGCCGGCCTCAGCAGAGATGGGCAAACGCTGCACGAGCGGATTCAGGACCTCCACCCGCACTTCAGTGAACACGAGGTCGATGCATTCGCCGATGCCCTGAGCGCAAAAGGTGAACCGCTGAAGATCATTGAGCAGCATGAAGATGACCTTGATGAGTTGCGCGTCATACTCAATCGCTGGGAGTACCAACAACCGGATAGCTGGGGGCCTGGTAGCCGGTCCTTTCAGGACGCCGGTGGCCTTCATATCAGCGAACGCCTCATGGATTGCTTCACACGCAAAAACACCGAACTCGGCAACCGTGCCGACCCGGACAGCTACTCACTGGACCTGTCCCGAGAGCTGCTTTCGATTGACCTGGAACTCTGGTGGAAAAAACGCCCGGATCTGAAGAAGTTTCTCGACAAGGTCACTGTACTGAAGCTAGACAACACTCTGTTTTCCTTCCAAATGACCGGCCTTTTGAAAGATTTTCCCAATCTGCACGAGCTCAGCGCCAAAGGCTGCGAACTGACTCGACTGCCGAATCAGATCGGCAATCTGCCCCGGCTCCAACGACTGCGATTGAGTGACAACAAAATCGTGCTGGACGCCGATGATGTAGAAAAGCTGAAACAGCAGACGCGACTGGAAGTCCTCAGGCTCGATGAGAACCCACTGGGCAGACTTGTGGACATCGGACACATGCCGAGGCTGAAAGTAGTGGGTGTGAGAAACACCGGGCTCGCTTCCTGGCCCAAGGGCACCCTCAAAAAAAGCCGGCCGCGCGGCTTCTTGCTGGACCTTCGGGGAAATCCCCTGGAGCAGATCCCCGACGTGGTGCCCGGCTCGGCACACGCCTGGGTCGTGGCCCGTACACGCCTGGATGTCAGCAACCTGTCGGATATCAATCAGGTGCTCTATCAACAAGTCCGCCAGTCGGTCGCACTGCCGCCTGAACCGATCGTGCCCGCCGACAACCCGATGGAGGCAACGATCACATCAAATTACAGCACCACACACTGGAACGATGTACCGGGCTGGGGCGTAGACCGGGCCAACCTCTGGTCGGACCTGATTGACGAACCCCAGGCCGAGCGGTTCATGACCGTGTTGCTCGAGACAAAAAACTCGGCCGATTACCGTGCGGGCGGTGACGCCAGAGACCAATTGTTGCAACGCATCTGGCGCATGCTCGATGCCGTGCAGATCGATACCCCGCTGCGACAGGAACTGTTCACTATGGCGATCGCGCCGGTGGACTGTGCCGATGCGGGCGCACAGTTGTTCAACAACATGGGGATAAAAGTGCTGGCCTCAGAGGCGAGTTCGTACTCCACCGATGCTGCGCAACGAGAGCAGAAACTGGTAACCCTGGCCAAAGGCGCCGCACGCCTGGAGCACGTGAACGACATCGCGCGCGCCGACATTGCCGGTCGCCAGGGCAATCCTGACGATGTCGAAGTCTATCTGGCTTATCAGACCGGATTGGCACAGCGCCTCGGCTTGCCCTGGCAGTCGGAGCGCATGCTGTATCGCCCCGTATCTGGCGTGACCGACGCGATGATCGATCAAGCCTGCGATACGGTGCTGGCGCTGGAGGAAGGCGATGGTCTGGTGAACAAAATGCTTGAGCAGGACTTTTGGGAACAATACCTGAAGGAGAAATTCCCGATCCGCATCGAAACCAACAAGCGTCTATACCAGAGCCAGTATGAGCAGCTTGAAACCCTGCGAACCACGCAACTTGAATGGGCCGATTCGTCCGAACTCACGCAGACCCAACGCGCCGAGCTGAACGACCGGCTCAAGGTGCTCGCAAACGATTTGGCCATTGCGCAAACACTGGTGTTTACCGAAGACGCGATGAGCGAGACAACGTTTGAAAGCCTTCTCGTGGACCTGGGTTACCAGGAAAAAAACATGTTGAGAAGTCTGACCCGTGAAGCCCTGAGCAGAGCCGGACAGTAA
- a CDS encoding OpgC family protein, producing MTSTRDHRIDFFRGLALIFIFWDHVPHNPLGQITLRNFGFSDAAEVFVFLAGYAAVLAYGKVLAREGLLIACVKILRRAWVLYVVHIFLLAMLMGIVFFANSHVETRDLVEEMGMHHFISNPQQALIDELLLRFKPNLMDPLPLYIVLLAGLPLVLPLLVRQAWMVVAMSLALYLMVPLAGWNLAAIKDGVWYFNPVAWQLLFVLGGAAAIHGQRPVLPESRPLLRQPLFVGAAVYAVLAGVLTVLWRWPEIHDAVVPASLRNLLYPISKTDLSPARLMHFLALAYVTAKLLPDNGWTQNWLAQQSCRMGRFSLEIFCLGVLLAPLADMINALTDDAFAMQIFTALVGAGLMALLAAWLEFNKRLNQTSKRSQPSAAPTEADRIPL from the coding sequence ATGACGTCAACGCGCGATCACCGGATCGACTTCTTTCGTGGTCTGGCACTGATCTTCATTTTCTGGGATCACGTGCCCCACAATCCCTTGGGACAAATCACCCTTCGCAACTTCGGTTTCAGCGATGCCGCCGAAGTCTTCGTATTCCTCGCCGGTTACGCGGCGGTGCTGGCCTACGGCAAAGTCCTGGCGCGGGAAGGATTGCTCATCGCCTGCGTGAAAATCCTGCGCCGTGCCTGGGTGCTCTATGTCGTCCACATCTTTTTGCTGGCGATGCTGATGGGCATTGTGTTCTTCGCCAACAGCCACGTGGAAACCCGCGACCTGGTCGAAGAAATGGGCATGCACCACTTCATCAGCAACCCGCAGCAAGCCTTGATCGATGAACTGCTGCTGCGCTTCAAACCGAACCTGATGGACCCGCTGCCGCTGTACATCGTGCTGCTGGCGGGTCTGCCGCTGGTGTTGCCGTTGCTGGTACGTCAAGCGTGGATGGTGGTGGCCATGTCATTGGCGCTGTACTTGATGGTGCCGTTGGCGGGCTGGAATCTGGCCGCGATCAAAGATGGCGTCTGGTACTTCAACCCCGTGGCCTGGCAGCTGTTGTTCGTACTCGGTGGCGCGGCCGCGATTCATGGACAGCGTCCAGTGTTGCCCGAGTCTCGTCCACTATTGCGCCAGCCGTTGTTTGTTGGCGCAGCTGTTTATGCCGTACTGGCCGGGGTGCTGACCGTCCTTTGGCGCTGGCCGGAAATCCACGATGCCGTGGTGCCAGCCAGCCTGAGAAATCTGTTGTACCCCATCAGCAAGACCGACTTGTCTCCCGCGCGCCTGATGCACTTCCTCGCATTGGCCTACGTCACGGCGAAACTGCTGCCCGACAACGGCTGGACGCAAAACTGGCTGGCGCAGCAAAGCTGCCGCATGGGGCGTTTTTCGTTGGAGATTTTCTGCCTGGGTGTGTTGTTGGCGCCTTTGGCGGACATGATCAACGCGTTGACCGATGATGCCTTCGCCATGCAGATCTTCACCGCGCTGGTGGGCGCCGGTCTGATGGCGTTGCTGGCGGCGTGGCTGGAATTCAACAAGCGGTTGAACCAGACAAGTAAAAGATCGCAGCCTTCGGCAGCGCCTACAGAAGCTGATCGTATTCCCCTGTAG
- a CDS encoding amino acid permease yields the protein MPTGNHLPHGETAQGGPLKRELGERHIRLMALGACIGVGLFLGSAKAIEMAGPAIMLSYIIGGLAILVIMRALGEMAVHNPVAGSFSRYAQDYLGPLAGFLTGWNYWFLWLVTCVAEITAVAVYMGVWFPDVPRWIWALAALISMGSINLIAVKAFGEFEFWFALIKIVTIVAMVFGGIGVIAFGFGNDGVALGISNLWTHGGFMPNGVQGVLMSLQMVMFAYLGVEMIGLTAGEAKNPQKTIPDAIGSVFWRILLFYVGALFVILSIYPWNEIGTQGSPFVMTFERLGIKTAAGIINFVVITAALSSCNGGIFSTGRMLYSLAQNGQAPAGFAKTSNNGVPRRALLLSIGALLLGVLLNYLVPEKVFVWVTAIATFGAIWTWVMILLAQLKFRKGLSASERAGLKYRMWLYPVSSYLALAFLVLVVGLMAYFPDTRVALYVGPAFLVLLTVLFYVFKLQPTNASQGAVRSAS from the coding sequence ATGCCTACCGGCAATCACTTGCCCCATGGCGAGACCGCTCAAGGCGGCCCGCTCAAACGCGAACTCGGCGAACGGCATATTCGCCTGATGGCACTTGGCGCCTGCATCGGCGTCGGCCTGTTCCTCGGTTCGGCCAAGGCTATCGAAATGGCCGGTCCGGCCATCATGCTGTCCTACATCATTGGCGGTCTGGCGATCCTGGTGATCATGCGCGCCCTTGGCGAAATGGCCGTGCACAACCCGGTCGCCGGCTCGTTCAGCCGTTATGCCCAAGACTACCTCGGCCCATTGGCCGGTTTTCTGACCGGCTGGAACTACTGGTTCCTGTGGCTGGTGACCTGCGTTGCGGAAATCACTGCGGTGGCGGTGTACATGGGCGTCTGGTTCCCCGATGTACCCCGCTGGATCTGGGCCCTCGCGGCACTGATCAGCATGGGCTCGATCAACCTGATCGCGGTCAAGGCCTTCGGTGAGTTCGAGTTCTGGTTCGCCCTGATCAAGATCGTCACCATCGTCGCCATGGTGTTCGGCGGCATCGGCGTTATTGCTTTCGGCTTCGGTAACGACGGTGTTGCGCTGGGCATTTCCAACCTCTGGACCCACGGCGGCTTCATGCCTAATGGCGTACAAGGCGTGCTGATGTCCCTGCAAATGGTGATGTTCGCTTACCTGGGCGTCGAGATGATCGGCCTGACCGCCGGTGAAGCGAAGAACCCGCAGAAAACCATTCCGGATGCGATCGGCTCGGTGTTCTGGCGGATTCTGCTGTTCTACGTCGGTGCGTTGTTCGTAATCCTGTCGATCTATCCGTGGAATGAAATCGGTACCCAGGGCAGTCCGTTCGTGATGACCTTCGAGCGACTGGGCATCAAGACCGCGGCCGGTATCATCAACTTCGTGGTGATCACCGCGGCATTGTCGTCGTGCAACGGCGGCATTTTCAGCACCGGTCGCATGCTCTATAGCCTGGCGCAGAACGGCCAGGCCCCGGCCGGTTTCGCCAAGACTTCGAACAACGGCGTACCGCGTCGTGCGCTGCTGCTGTCGATTGGCGCCTTGCTGCTGGGCGTGCTGCTCAATTACCTGGTGCCGGAGAAAGTCTTCGTCTGGGTGACGGCGATTGCCACCTTTGGCGCGATCTGGACCTGGGTGATGATTCTGTTGGCCCAGCTCAAATTCCGCAAAGGCTTGAGCGCCAGCGAACGTGCCGGCCTGAAATACCGTATGTGGCTGTACCCGGTCAGCTCCTATCTGGCGCTGGCGTTTCTGGTGCTGGTGGTCGGCCTGATGGCGTACTTCCCGGACACCCGCGTGGCGCTGTATGTGGGGCCGGCGTTCCTGGTGCTGCTGACGGTGTTGTTTTATGTGTTCAAGCTGCAACCGACCAATGCTTCGCAAGGTGCGGTGCGTTCGGCTTCGTAA
- a CDS encoding REP-associated tyrosine transposase has protein sequence MPPHPNSHLLRRGRYSESGRGYLITVVVHQRRRIFGDWRIGRLLVDEFRRAQEQKSVNSMAWVIMPDHFHWLVQLEQRSLAQLMQSIKSRSTLTINHALNQRGAFWQTGYHDRAIRDGEDLLPFARYIIANPLRAGLVVKIGDYPLWDACWL, from the coding sequence ATGCCTCCACATCCAAACTCACACCTGCTGCGGCGTGGACGTTACTCGGAATCGGGACGGGGTTATCTCATTACGGTGGTAGTGCATCAACGCCGCCGAATTTTCGGCGACTGGCGGATTGGGCGACTGTTGGTTGATGAGTTTCGACGGGCTCAAGAACAAAAAAGCGTCAACTCAATGGCCTGGGTCATCATGCCGGACCACTTTCACTGGCTGGTACAGCTTGAACAGCGATCGCTGGCGCAACTCATGCAGTCAATCAAATCCCGTAGCACACTCACCATCAACCACGCCCTGAACCAAAGAGGAGCCTTCTGGCAAACCGGCTACCACGACCGAGCCATCCGCGATGGCGAGGATCTGCTTCCTTTCGCCCGCTACATTATTGCCAATCCCCTGAGGGCAGGGTTGGTGGTAAAAATCGGCGACTACCCGCTCTGGGATGCCTGCTGGCTATGA